In Styela clava chromosome 14, kaStyClav1.hap1.2, whole genome shotgun sequence, the following are encoded in one genomic region:
- the LOC120340627 gene encoding di-N-acetylchitobiase-like codes for MMTNMRKYLGFLLIVCCFGGIESYNNRLMSCPCSVAKYCDRIDAPGRREVFGFGVNLTNYRSFNWTKLTTLVVYETELNKVGIDLVCLAHQHQTRVLVVAPISGEDLKNATARTEVVKYFHAFAEKNYLDGADIDVEINTLELALRNGLTDFAAELKYTFKATWPSSIVVVDVFWLPNIYHNTWGLADACDFLFIMAYDEQHDMLPPCVARANAPYAQTQAGVAAFRAIGIPGEKLVVGLPWYGYIYNCSNLTDQNLCYIEKDPNKKTHCTQSVGKELDYRVILKILPNSMSGRQWSDVYKSPFLNYKDNSTGIIQQIWFDDPESLSLKYSLADKFDLRGVGVWTVDALDYNPSDQVTAAMWNAVPSYK; via the exons ATGATGACGAACATGAGGAAATATTTAGGATTTTTATTAATCGTATGTTGCTTTGGCGGAATCGAAAGTTACAACAACCGATTGATGAGCTGCCCTTGTTCTGTTGCAAAATACTGCGATCGCATTGATGCACCCGGGAGACGAGAG GTATTTGGTTTCGGGGTAAATTTGACAAATTACAGAAGCTTTAACTGGACCAAGTTGACAACACTAGTTGTTTATGAGACAGAGCTGAATAAAGTGGGAATAGATTTAGTTTGTTTGGCTCATCAGCATCAAACTCGTGTACTTGTTGTTG CTCCTATTTCTGGCgaagatttgaaaaatgctACAGCTAGAACTGAAGTTGTGAAGTACTTTCATGCAtttgctgaaaaaaattatctagATGGAGCAGATATTGACGTTGAGATAAATACTTTAGAACTTGCTCTCAGAAATGGATTGACAGATTTTGCAGCTGAATTGAAATACACTTTTAAGGCAACATGGCCAAGTTCTATT GTTGTTGTTGATGTATTCTGGCTGCCAAACATATATCACAACACTTGGGGATTGGCTGATGCTTGtgattttttgtttatcatGGCATACGATGAACAGCATGATATGTTACCTCCTTGTGTTGCCAGAGCAAACGCTCCTTATGCTCAAACTCAAGCTGGGGTAGCTGCATTTCGAGCCATTGGAATACCAG gAGAGAAACTTGTGGTTGGTTTGCCGTGGTATGGTTACATTTATAACTGTTCGAATCTTACCGATCAGAATTTATGTTACATTGAGAAAGACCCAAATAAGAAGACACATTGCACTCAAAGTGTTGGGAAAGAATTAGACTATAGAGTGATTTTGAAGATTTTGCCTAATTCAATGAGTGGGCGCCAGTGGAGTGATGTTTATAAGTCTCCATTCTTAAACTATAAG GACAATTCCACAGGAATTATTCAGCAAATTTGGTTTGACGATCCGGAGAGTCTAAGCTTGAAGTATAGTCTGGCAGATAAGTTTGACTTGAGAGGGGTCGGTGTTTGGACCGTTGATGCACTGGATTATAACCCATCTGACCAAGTAACCGCAGCAATGTGGAATGCCGTCCCATCCTATAAATGA
- the LOC120340626 gene encoding DENN domain-containing protein 11-like: MDDIEDTTPLISNQDDLQSPNSQIRELFQQQRRRKVIGNDAILSPDIINISESNCLDGLEADPPDNIISVFVVAFDTKCGNIIEWCLPSDFDLSTVEFKAMPSGAHTVNSDFLYFRKDNMYGLSCFEKMQVDSTEERGVRMKSVGVLATTYTALHKYSQFLEVQVRHQLQTPGDYKQLIAFYEDKKGLIPPSFPIHEGIVSNFPSSGDQLGLPEMTIIHPVGCFLHFIRFFGESVFVLWKLALLQKRILFFSPPPIGVVCYRVYCTSCLAKQIFTKQTRKLTKPYFYVNIADIEQLENEMSYIACTTEKIFCEKPHLYDVYVDNRVIKSVSPALKSVLKVNRCDEEKYQQLLTLRQEHVYLDGIGEAEHHNEEQMFASFFMEQNNRIFQTLFDISTSDNKTLTTEHMRAMGLDPCSDRQFITLLLETYNIDALMVVDNPCCPV; the protein is encoded by the exons ATGGATGACATTGAGGACACAACTCCATTAATTTCTAATCAAGATGATTTACAAAGTCCAAACTCACAAATAAGGGAATTATTTCAGCAACAAAGAAGACGGAAAGTTATTGGAAATGATGCTATTCTATCTcctgatattataaatatttcagaaaGCAATTGTTTGGATGGCTTAGAAGCTGATCCTCCTGATAATATTATTTCGGTTTTTGTTGTTGCATTTGACACAAAATGTG GTAATATTATTGAATGGTGCTTACCAAGTGACTTTGATCTCAGTACAGTTGAATTCAAAGCAATGCCCAGTGGAGCTCATACTGTTAACTCGGACTTTTT GTATTTTCGAAAAGATAACATGTATGGTCTCAGCTGTTTTGAAAAAATGCAAGTGGATTCTACTGAAGAACGAGGAGTTCGTATGAAATCAGTCGGTGTTCTCGCCACCACATATACTGCTCTTCATAAATATTCACAATTTCTTGAAGTGCAAGTGAG acaTCAACTTCAAACTCCTGGTGATTACAAGCAGCTAATCGCTTTTTATGAAGATAAAAAAGGACTCATACCACCATCTTTTCCAATACATGAAGGCATTGTATCAAACTTTCCATCATCTGGTGACCAACTTGGACTACCTGAGATGACG ATCATCCATCCTGTTGGATGTTTTTTGCACTTCATTCGTTTCTTTGGTGAAAGTGTTTTTGTATTATGGAAACTTGCACTTCttcaaaaaagaattttatttttttcaccaCCACCAATTGGTGTTGTTTGTTATAGAG TCTATTGCACATCATGTTTAGCCAAGCAAATCTTCACTAAACAGACAAGAAAATTGACGAAACcatatttttatgtaaatattGCAGACATTGAACAACTTGAAAACGAAATGTCATATATAGCAT GTACgacagaaaaaatattttgtgagaAACCTCATCTTTATGATGTTTATGTTGACAACAGAGTGATTAAATCAGTAAGTCCTGCGTTAAAAAGTGTTTTGAAAGTGAATAGATGTgatgaagaaaaatatcaacagCTTTTAACTTTAAG ACAAGAACATGTTTATCTGGACGGAATAGGTGAAGCAGAACATCATAATGAAGAACAAATGTTTGCATC attcTTCATGGAACAGAACAACAGAATATTTCAAACATTATTCGATATTTCAACTTCTGACAACAAAACATTAACCACAGAACACATGAGAGCGATGGGACTTGATCCTTGTTCAGATAGACAATTTATAACTTTGTTACTTGAAACATATAACATTGATGCATTAATGGTTGTTGATAATCCATGTTGTCCTGTTTAA